A section of the Macaca thibetana thibetana isolate TM-01 chromosome 10, ASM2454274v1, whole genome shotgun sequence genome encodes:
- the SMIM45 gene encoding protein SMIM45 isoform X1, which produces MPHFLDWFVPVYLVISVLILVGFGACIYYFEPGLQEAHKWRMQRPLVDRDLRKTLMLPRLHSVAPALQLQAAGVKGNPRKEPKNLVWRDVSLGQPSRTPQGSGLELVRVCGGGVQKGKTEVEGWGGEREKVWGERESLGR; this is translated from the exons ATGCCGCACTTCCTGGACTGGTTCGTGCCGGTCTACCTGGTCATCTCCGTCCTCATTCTGGTGGGCTTCGGCGCCTGCATCTACTACTTCGAGCCGGGCCTGCAGGAGGCGCACAAGTGGCGCATGCAGCGCCCCCTGGTGGACCGCGACCTCCGCAAGACGCTAATG CTCCCCCGCCTCCACTCAGTGGCACCGGCCCTGCAGCTTCAGGCGGCAGGCGTCAAAGGCAACCCAAGGAAAGAACCTAAGAACCTCGTTTGGAGGGATGTCAGCTTGGGCCAGCCCAGCCGCACCCCGCAGGGCTCAGGTTTGGAACTGGTGagggtgtgtggtgggggtgtGCAGAAGGGTAAGACCGAGGTagagggttggggaggggagagagagaaagtctggGGGGAGCGGGAAAGCTTGGGGAGATGA
- the SMIM45 gene encoding protein SMIM45 isoform X2: MPHFLDWFVPVYLVISVLILVGFGACIYYFEPGLQEAHKWRMQRPLVDRDLRKTLMVRDNLAFGGPEV; this comes from the coding sequence ATGCCGCACTTCCTGGACTGGTTCGTGCCGGTCTACCTGGTCATCTCCGTCCTCATTCTGGTGGGCTTCGGCGCCTGCATCTACTACTTCGAGCCGGGCCTGCAGGAGGCGCACAAGTGGCGCATGCAGCGCCCCCTGGTGGACCGCGACCTCCGCAAGACGCTAATGGTGCGCGACAACCTGGCCTTCGGCGGCCCCGAGGTCTGA
- the CENPM gene encoding centromere protein M isoform X1, producing MSVLRPLDKLPSLNTATILLVGTEDALLQQLAESMLKEDCASELKVHLAKSLPLPSSVNRPRIDLIVFVVNLHSKYSLQNTEESLRHVDASFFLGKVCFLATGAGRESHCSIHRHTVVKLAHTYQSPLLYCDLEVEGFRATMAQRLVRMLQICAGHVPGVSALNLLSLLRSSEGPSLEDL from the exons ATGTCGGTGTTGAGGCCGCTGGACAAACTGCCCAGCCTGAACACGGCCACCATCTTG CTGGTAGGCACGGAGGATGCTCTTCTGCAGCAGCTGGCGGAGTCGATGCTCAAGGAGGACTGCGCCTCCGAGCTGAAGGT CCACTTGGCAAAGTCCCTCCCTTTGCCCTCCAGTGTGAATCGGCCACGAATTGACCTGATCGTGTTTGTGGTTAATCTTCACAGCAAATACAG cctccagaacaccGAGGAGTCCCTGCGCCATGTGGATGCCAGCTTCTTCTTGGGGAAGGTGTGTTTCCTTGCCACAGGTG CTGGGCGGGAGAGCCACTGCAGCATTCACCGGCACACCGTGGTGAAGCTGGCCCACACCTACCAAAGCCCCCTGCTCTACTGTGACCTGGAG GTGGAAGGCTTTCGGGCCACCATGGCGCAGCGCCTGGTGCGCATGCTGCAGATCTGCGCTGGCCACGTGCCCGGTGTCTCAGCTCTGAACCTGCTGTCCCTGCTGAGAAGCTCTGAGGGCCCCTCCCTGGAGGACCTGTGA
- the CENPM gene encoding centromere protein M isoform X2: MSVLRPLDKLPSLNTATILLVGTEDALLQQLAESMLKEDCASELKVHLAKSLPLPSSVNRPRIDLIVFVVNLHSKYSLQNTEESLRHVDASFFLGKVCFLATGAGRESHCSIHRHTVVKLAHTYQSPLLYCDLEIRYCSVAQAGVQWCDHGSLQT; encoded by the exons ATGTCGGTGTTGAGGCCGCTGGACAAACTGCCCAGCCTGAACACGGCCACCATCTTG CTGGTAGGCACGGAGGATGCTCTTCTGCAGCAGCTGGCGGAGTCGATGCTCAAGGAGGACTGCGCCTCCGAGCTGAAGGT CCACTTGGCAAAGTCCCTCCCTTTGCCCTCCAGTGTGAATCGGCCACGAATTGACCTGATCGTGTTTGTGGTTAATCTTCACAGCAAATACAG cctccagaacaccGAGGAGTCCCTGCGCCATGTGGATGCCAGCTTCTTCTTGGGGAAGGTGTGTTTCCTTGCCACAGGTG CTGGGCGGGAGAGCCACTGCAGCATTCACCGGCACACCGTGGTGAAGCTGGCCCACACCTACCAAAGCCCCCTGCTCTACTGTGACCTGGAG ataagatattgctctgttgcccaggctggagtgcagtggtgtgatcatggctcactgcagacttga
- the CENPM gene encoding centromere protein M isoform X3, with the protein MSVLRPLDKLPSLNTATILLVGTEDALLQQLAESMLKEDCASELKVHLAKSLPLPSSVNRPRIDLIVFVVNLHSKYSLQNTEESLRHVDASFFLGKVCFLATGAGRESHCSIHRHTVVKLAHTYQSPLLYCDLEAGVQWCDHGSLQT; encoded by the exons ATGTCGGTGTTGAGGCCGCTGGACAAACTGCCCAGCCTGAACACGGCCACCATCTTG CTGGTAGGCACGGAGGATGCTCTTCTGCAGCAGCTGGCGGAGTCGATGCTCAAGGAGGACTGCGCCTCCGAGCTGAAGGT CCACTTGGCAAAGTCCCTCCCTTTGCCCTCCAGTGTGAATCGGCCACGAATTGACCTGATCGTGTTTGTGGTTAATCTTCACAGCAAATACAG cctccagaacaccGAGGAGTCCCTGCGCCATGTGGATGCCAGCTTCTTCTTGGGGAAGGTGTGTTTCCTTGCCACAGGTG CTGGGCGGGAGAGCCACTGCAGCATTCACCGGCACACCGTGGTGAAGCTGGCCCACACCTACCAAAGCCCCCTGCTCTACTGTGACCTGGAG gctggagtgcagtggtgtgatcatggctcactgcagacttga
- the CENPM gene encoding centromere protein M isoform X4: MEIPRGRKNSKCMGRVWNLPGVLKVEGFRATMAQRLVRMLQICAGHVPGVSALNLLSLLRSSEGPSLEDL; the protein is encoded by the exons ATGGAGATACCTCGTGGCAGGAAGAACAGCAAGTGCATGGGTCGAGTGTGGAACTTGCCTGGTGTGCTCAAG GTGGAAGGCTTTCGGGCCACCATGGCGCAGCGCCTGGTGCGCATGCTGCAGATCTGCGCTGGCCACGTGCCCGGTGTCTCAGCTCTGAACCTGCTGTCCCTGCTGAGAAGCTCTGAGGGCCCCTCCCTGGAGGACCTGTGA